The following are encoded together in the Candidatus Methylomirabilis oxygeniifera genome:
- a CDS encoding Putative cytochrome c oxidase, subunit I (Evidence 3 : Function proposed based on presence of conserved amino acid motif, structural feature or limited homology; Product type pe : putative enzyme) — MTAVWTYTGLILFPILILLGILMRANQGGVITVPADRFFSFLTLHGLGMAGTWFVIGMASNDYLLNKYTRSPLVGNIVAYILTVIGVVLLIIATFIGKFAAGWYFLYPLPFYRTWEEWATPLFLVSIAVLGVGWLVWTVSMLIGILRKYPLSQALAWHYLRGKKEPEVPPFIVVLTATLIGIFICLLAGVTLLTLYFGEHLGWMKNDALLMKNLTFIFGHTLVNEMLYLAVAVLYELYPEFGRRAKWKTAWYVALSWNATFLIVMFAYFHHLYMDFVQPTGFQFIGQIASFLAPLPAAVVTIFSVLAYTYRNSMKWNLASLLYFYGVLGWAIGGVAAVLDATIVNNFVLHNTQWVPAHFHTYNLLGQIFFNLAFVVWFAEKVSGTPFSVGLSRSVFALLLFGGWGFVSMFYLSGTFSIPRRFNLYPPDLPLGTTLAKAAVIFALLYLLGIIVFFFGASQRCAKAFSR, encoded by the coding sequence ATGACCGCGGTATGGACCTACACCGGCCTTATCCTCTTTCCCATCCTGATCCTTCTCGGCATCTTGATGCGTGCCAACCAGGGAGGCGTGATCACCGTGCCGGCGGACCGTTTCTTCTCATTCCTCACCCTCCATGGCCTCGGCATGGCGGGCACCTGGTTTGTCATCGGCATGGCCAGTAACGACTATCTGTTGAATAAATACACTCGGTCACCGTTGGTCGGAAACATTGTCGCCTATATCCTGACGGTGATCGGTGTGGTCTTACTGATCATTGCGACCTTTATCGGGAAGTTTGCCGCCGGGTGGTATTTTCTCTATCCGCTTCCCTTTTACAGAACATGGGAAGAGTGGGCGACGCCGCTTTTTCTTGTCAGCATCGCAGTATTGGGGGTAGGTTGGCTGGTCTGGACCGTGTCCATGCTGATCGGCATCTTGCGGAAATATCCATTATCCCAGGCCTTGGCCTGGCACTACCTTCGCGGGAAAAAAGAGCCGGAGGTTCCACCATTCATTGTCGTTCTCACCGCGACGCTGATCGGTATTTTTATCTGCCTGCTTGCCGGGGTGACCCTGCTAACCCTGTACTTTGGGGAGCATCTGGGGTGGATGAAAAACGATGCGCTCCTGATGAAGAATCTGACGTTTATTTTTGGACACACGCTGGTCAATGAGATGCTGTATTTGGCGGTGGCGGTCCTGTACGAGCTCTATCCGGAATTCGGCCGTCGCGCAAAATGGAAGACTGCATGGTATGTGGCATTATCCTGGAATGCGACCTTTCTTATCGTGATGTTCGCCTACTTTCACCATCTGTACATGGATTTTGTCCAGCCGACCGGATTTCAGTTTATCGGTCAGATCGCCTCGTTCCTGGCTCCTCTCCCTGCGGCGGTGGTCACGATCTTCAGTGTGCTCGCCTATACCTACCGAAACTCGATGAAATGGAATCTGGCCTCTCTCCTCTATTTTTATGGGGTGCTCGGTTGGGCGATAGGCGGGGTAGCGGCCGTGTTGGATGCAACGATTGTCAACAATTTTGTCCTGCACAACACCCAGTGGGTTCCCGCCCACTTTCATACCTATAACTTGTTGGGTCAGATCTTTTTCAATCTCGCCTTCGTCGTCTGGTTCGCAGAGAAGGTGTCCGGAACACCCTTCTCTGTCGGACTTTCGAGGAGCGTCTTTGCATTGCTCTTATTCGGGGGCTGGGGATTCGTAAGCATGTTTTATCTTTCGGGAACGTTCTCCATCCCCAGAAGATTCAATCTCTATCCTCCCGATCTGCCCCTTGGCACAACACTGGCAAAAGCTGCCGTGATTTTCGCCCTGTTGTATTTGCTAGGGATCATCGTCTTTTTTTTCGGCGCATCACAGAGGTGCGCCAAAGCCTTTTCCCGTTGA
- a CDS encoding Putative cytochrome c oxidase, subunit II (Evidence 3 : Function proposed based on presence of conserved amino acid motif, structural feature or limited homology; Product type pe : putative enzyme), producing the protein MTQQVLVLISFLVVTGVLVLVFQMVFASTKHATDIASAQVNRYRGLWFLALAIILGVVFFFTLPRSPYLLFVQERPEKIIAVTAQQFAFILSDESLDKEKAPAEASGGTVLPVGALVEFRVTSRDVNHGFGIFDPEHTIIAQVQAMPGYVNRLRFRFEKPGIYTVLCMEYCGLAHFIMRTSFEVR; encoded by the coding sequence ATGACGCAGCAGGTTCTTGTTCTGATCAGCTTTCTGGTTGTGACCGGCGTGCTTGTGCTGGTCTTTCAGATGGTGTTTGCCAGCACAAAACACGCGACCGACATTGCGTCTGCACAGGTCAATCGCTACCGGGGTCTTTGGTTTCTCGCGCTTGCTATCATCCTTGGTGTGGTGTTCTTTTTCACCCTGCCCCGCTCTCCCTATCTGCTGTTTGTCCAAGAACGGCCGGAAAAAATCATCGCCGTGACGGCACAGCAGTTTGCCTTTATCCTGTCCGATGAATCGCTCGACAAGGAAAAGGCTCCCGCCGAAGCTTCAGGCGGCACTGTTCTGCCCGTAGGGGCCCTCGTAGAGTTCCGCGTCACCAGCCGGGATGTGAATCACGGATTCGGCATCTTCGACCCGGAACATACCATCATCGCTCAGGTTCAGGCGATGCCGGGTTATGTCAATCGCTTGCGTTTTCGGTTTGAAAAACCCGGCATATATACTGTCCTGTGCATGGAATACTGCGGCCTTGCCCATTTTATTATGCGAACGAGTTTTGAGGTCAGGTAA
- a CDS encoding protein of unknown function (Evidence 5 : No homology to any previously reported sequences), with amino-acid sequence MGLFCLFCIVWGYDMLAFVFTPPNKKGNHGRKAVRDGIGHRLPRYMRDVASTYQPLPSPFLCRYPVPPAHGRGTRGSAAGSPQSVTST; translated from the coding sequence TTGGGCCTATTTTGCCTCTTTTGCATCGTATGGGGCTATGATATGCTTGCCTTTGTTTTCACCCCGCCGAACAAGAAAGGTAACCATGGCCGCAAAGCAGTTCGAGACGGCATTGGGCATCGCCTCCCCAGGTATATGCGAGATGTGGCCTCGACGTACCAGCCCCTCCCCTCGCCATTTTTGTGTAGATACCCCGTACCGCCTGCACACGGCCGAGGAACCAGGGGGAGCGCCGCCGGGTCGCCGCAATCTGTGACCAGCACGTAG
- a CDS encoding Transcriptional regulator, LysR family, translating into MDLHVLELFCRIVESGSFSKAADAMYLTQPTVSGHIKKLEKDVGIRLLDRLGHRATPTKAGNLLYRYARRILTLRQEAQQALDEFKGGLKGELILGASSIPGGYLLPPLIGPFRARYSDISIVLKVSDSKEIIEAVIDGAYEIGAVGAQFDDSRIEYQTFAEDEMVLVVPPAHPWASRKSVRAKELPSQPFLIRERGSGTRKMLERALERRNLSIGAFKIIGEMGSNEAIRQAVKAGGGIAIISRLAVASDINCRELYAIPIAGLKLTRPFYLITHRHRSRSPICNAFLTFLGVSTRPHDSHHP; encoded by the coding sequence ATGGATCTCCACGTCCTCGAACTGTTCTGCAGAATCGTCGAATCGGGGAGCTTCTCGAAGGCGGCCGACGCGATGTACCTGACCCAGCCCACGGTCAGCGGCCACATCAAGAAGCTCGAGAAGGACGTCGGCATCCGGCTCCTCGATCGCCTCGGACATCGGGCCACCCCAACAAAGGCCGGCAACTTGCTGTATCGCTATGCCAGGCGGATCCTGACGCTCCGCCAGGAAGCCCAACAGGCGCTCGATGAGTTCAAGGGAGGGCTGAAGGGAGAACTGATACTCGGCGCCAGCAGCATCCCGGGCGGCTATCTGCTCCCGCCGCTGATCGGACCATTCAGGGCCCGCTATTCGGACATCTCGATCGTCCTCAAGGTCTCAGACTCAAAGGAGATTATCGAGGCCGTGATCGACGGCGCCTATGAGATCGGCGCCGTAGGCGCACAATTCGATGACAGCAGGATCGAGTATCAGACATTTGCCGAAGACGAGATGGTCCTGGTCGTGCCGCCTGCACACCCATGGGCATCTCGGAAGAGCGTCAGGGCAAAGGAACTGCCGAGTCAGCCGTTTCTCATTCGGGAGCGCGGATCAGGAACACGTAAGATGCTGGAACGGGCCCTGGAGCGTCGTAATTTGTCGATCGGCGCCTTCAAGATAATCGGGGAGATGGGCAGCAATGAGGCGATCCGGCAAGCGGTCAAGGCAGGCGGAGGTATCGCCATCATCTCGCGGCTCGCCGTCGCAAGCGACATCAACTGCCGCGAACTCTACGCCATTCCTATCGCAGGTCTCAAGCTGACCAGACCTTTCTACCTCATCACTCACCGCCACCGCTCACGCTCACCGATCTGTAACGCCTTCCTCACCTTTCTCGGCGTCTCCACCCGTCCTCACGATTCCCATCATCCCTGA
- a CDS encoding putative Glycosyl transferase, group 1 (Evidence 3 : Function proposed based on presence of conserved amino acid motif, structural feature or limited homology), whose amino-acid sequence MRLGIVTPFYVPSVRGNSITVQRIESGLRDHGVTVRVWSLEDGPSPDEILRALAAFTPDLVHGFHISSSGHIVTDAAFRLGIPSILTVTGTDVNADLFDPHRRPEIIDFLRRATRIVVFHDCIRAKLVGELPEIAHRIRVIGQTVRCRETSLDLRRHLGLTHDDLIFLIPAGIRRVKNVTFCLKPLDALRIQYPQIKAVFVGPIIEAAEGARLQETLRDYPWAFYLGSVPHEQLCAMLGSVDVVINSSLSEGGMANSILEAMSCGRAVLASDIEGNRSVVQDGIDGLLFSSEAEFTRQAERLIREPDLRDALGKNGKEKIEREFSREGEIRAYLQLYQEAIGACSRSE is encoded by the coding sequence ATGCGACTGGGTATTGTCACTCCCTTCTATGTTCCGTCCGTTCGTGGCAATTCGATCACAGTTCAGCGTATCGAATCAGGATTGCGGGATCACGGCGTGACCGTGCGGGTCTGGTCCCTGGAGGATGGCCCCTCGCCGGACGAGATTCTTCGGGCGCTGGCCGCCTTCACTCCCGATCTAGTCCATGGATTCCATATCAGCTCATCAGGGCATATCGTAACGGACGCCGCATTCCGGCTGGGCATCCCCTCGATCCTTACCGTGACCGGAACCGATGTCAATGCCGATCTCTTCGATCCGCATCGAAGACCGGAGATCATAGATTTCCTTCGACGGGCAACGCGCATCGTCGTCTTTCATGACTGCATACGGGCCAAACTCGTGGGCGAACTGCCCGAGATAGCACACCGAATCCGGGTGATCGGTCAGACGGTTCGCTGTCGGGAGACGTCGCTCGATCTCCGACGCCACCTGGGTCTGACGCACGATGACCTGATCTTTCTCATCCCGGCAGGTATCCGGCGCGTGAAAAACGTTACCTTCTGCCTGAAGCCGCTCGACGCGCTCAGAATACAGTACCCTCAGATCAAGGCCGTCTTCGTGGGACCGATTATTGAGGCTGCCGAAGGAGCCCGATTACAGGAAACCTTGCGGGACTACCCCTGGGCCTTCTATCTGGGGTCGGTCCCTCACGAACAGCTTTGCGCTATGCTCGGATCCGTCGATGTCGTGATCAACTCGTCGCTCTCCGAAGGCGGTATGGCCAACAGTATCCTGGAGGCGATGAGTTGCGGACGAGCGGTCCTGGCCTCGGACATCGAGGGCAACCGATCAGTGGTACAAGACGGGATCGACGGGCTGCTCTTCAGTTCGGAGGCGGAGTTCACCCGGCAGGCCGAGCGACTGATCAGGGAGCCGGACCTGCGTGACGCGCTCGGGAAGAACGGAAAGGAGAAGATCGAGCGGGAGTTTTCCCGAGAAGGAGAGATTCGCGCCTATCTCCAACTGTATCAGGAAGCAATCGGCGCCTGCTCTCGCAGCGAGTAG
- a CDS encoding exported protein of unknown function (Evidence 5 : No homology to any previously reported sequences): MTRRGQRRLLGLLLVLGGIVALLLAGPLLLDQERYRGILIGRVSQLLNRNVTATGLRVHLLPSPEVTIRNVVIADRAPWSEPFVDAEQLHVSLKLLPLLKGDIQIGNIRIDRPRIRLAKGPDGWNLDDLIRPAARGATVEPHHTEGTRAARGQPALPVLLAGTLAIRHGALVVDNPLHPYGPVTLEFQDINMDIPATRSPHPLRFQADGQLPGETSGSFELTGSVQRAEGNRIPIEVELRVRGLDAAQLASAIGLSGGAAAAFAGTLDVEGKAVGEWPRLDLDTDVDLQRLGVTLAKEMGKAPGDKARLHAKGRWEGGQLDLSDINLLWKGQTIAGRLHLATQQSPRLQFWLNTPELSLEPIVAFVAAAGIEANPSATPHASPRISNPPVPPFDKGGMGGGRAQHSPEVGRLQVEGHLRSGVLRWGKVILTTAESDVHYCCRLLTIRRLQGGLYGGTVSGDAALDWRGPTSRTTVTTHLEGVQTEPLLGAIQEPRWTLRGTMALDSKMELSGQLGPGALAKVTGQTDIAVTNGRVTGYAPLEQLSKTADPVLKGLGINAPTLNEFDRLSAHWTLDGGILRTRDLTLLRDGAKLYAAGSFNLLNQTMDFDVKAKIAKTTLEAKLQGTSSDPVVTPQAGSIEGRIKTEVGKLLGKDGKKEIGKMLQQLFSR; encoded by the coding sequence GTGACGAGACGCGGGCAGCGTCGGCTCCTCGGGTTACTCCTGGTCTTAGGTGGGATCGTCGCACTCCTCCTCGCCGGTCCGCTTCTGCTGGACCAGGAGCGGTATCGAGGCATCCTCATCGGCCGAGTCAGCCAGCTCTTGAACCGCAACGTCACCGCGACCGGCCTGCGAGTACATCTCCTGCCGTCGCCGGAGGTGACCATCCGGAACGTGGTGATTGCCGATCGCGCCCCGTGGTCTGAACCGTTCGTAGACGCGGAGCAACTGCATGTGTCGCTCAAGCTGCTTCCGCTCCTCAAGGGCGATATTCAGATTGGGAATATCCGCATCGATAGGCCACGCATCAGGCTGGCCAAGGGACCGGACGGGTGGAATCTCGATGACTTGATTCGGCCGGCTGCGCGAGGCGCGACGGTCGAACCGCACCACACCGAAGGGACGAGAGCGGCCAGAGGACAACCTGCCCTGCCGGTCTTGTTGGCAGGAACCTTGGCCATCCGCCATGGGGCCCTCGTCGTCGACAATCCCCTCCATCCGTATGGACCGGTTACCCTGGAGTTTCAGGATATCAACATGGACATCCCGGCCACGCGTTCCCCTCATCCTCTCCGCTTCCAGGCCGACGGACAGTTGCCCGGCGAGACATCCGGCTCGTTTGAACTTACCGGGAGCGTACAACGCGCTGAAGGGAATCGTATACCGATTGAGGTAGAACTTCGCGTACGAGGCCTCGATGCGGCGCAACTGGCATCGGCTATAGGGCTATCGGGCGGCGCGGCCGCGGCGTTTGCCGGCACCCTCGATGTCGAGGGGAAGGCCGTCGGCGAATGGCCGCGCCTTGACCTTGACACCGACGTCGACCTGCAACGCCTCGGCGTAACGCTTGCAAAGGAAATGGGTAAGGCGCCAGGCGACAAAGCACGGCTGCACGCAAAGGGACGATGGGAGGGCGGTCAGCTCGACCTTTCTGATATAAATCTGCTCTGGAAGGGCCAAACAATTGCGGGACGTCTCCACCTTGCAACCCAGCAGTCGCCTCGCCTCCAGTTTTGGCTGAATACGCCGGAACTGTCTCTCGAACCGATTGTGGCATTCGTGGCCGCAGCAGGCATCGAGGCGAACCCCTCCGCTACCCCTCACGCCTCACCTCGTATTTCAAATCCCCCTGTACCCCCCTTTGATAAAGGGGGGATGGGGGGGGGTCGCGCCCAACACTCCCCAGAAGTCGGTAGGCTCCAGGTTGAGGGACACCTGCGTTCCGGCGTCCTTCGTTGGGGGAAGGTGATCCTGACGACTGCGGAAAGCGATGTTCACTACTGTTGCCGACTCCTCACGATTCGTCGGCTCCAAGGCGGTCTCTATGGCGGAACCGTTTCCGGCGATGCTGCCCTCGACTGGCGCGGGCCGACATCTCGCACAACGGTCACGACGCATCTGGAAGGGGTTCAGACCGAACCATTGCTGGGAGCGATCCAGGAGCCACGGTGGACCTTGCGCGGAACGATGGCGCTGGACTCGAAGATGGAGCTGTCCGGACAACTGGGACCTGGGGCGCTCGCCAAGGTCACGGGTCAAACCGACATCGCCGTCACGAACGGACGCGTGACCGGCTATGCGCCGCTGGAACAGCTCTCCAAAACTGCGGATCCTGTTCTGAAGGGGTTAGGCATCAATGCTCCGACCCTGAACGAGTTCGACCGCCTCAGCGCCCATTGGACCCTCGACGGTGGGATCCTACGAACCAGAGATCTCACGCTGCTTCGGGACGGGGCGAAGCTCTATGCTGCCGGAAGTTTCAATCTGCTCAATCAGACCATGGATTTCGACGTGAAGGCCAAGATAGCGAAAACAACGCTCGAGGCCAAGCTACAGGGAACCTCGTCCGACCCGGTGGTCACTCCGCAAGCAGGCAGTATCGAGGGACGCATCAAAACGGAAGTCGGCAAACTCCTGGGAAAGGATGGGAAGAAGGAGATCGGGAAGATGCTGCAACAACTCTTCAGCCGTTGA
- the gatB gene encoding Aspartyl/glutamyl-tRNA(Asn/Gln) amidotransferase subunit B (Asp/Glu-ADT subunit B) (Evidence 2b : Function of strongly homologous gene; Product type e : enzyme) produces the protein MELNTQHSTLNTEYEAVIGLEVHAQLLTRSKIFCGCSAAFGAPPNSQTCPVCLGMPGALPVLNRRVVEFAIKTALALGCDVTPVCRFHRKNYFYPDMPKNYQISQYELPLAWRGSMEFPVDGTARRVRIHRLHLEEDVGKLLHAGTLQAADYSLVDFNRSGVPLMEIVSEPDIRSPEEAAEYLRQLRAILVYLNVCDGNMEEGSLRCDANVSLRHAGSEELGVKAEVKNMNSFKSVQRALAYEIQRQTQVLQEGGRIVQETRLWDADQEVTLSMRSKEHAHDYRYFLEPDLVPLAASRQWIDEIRTTLPELPQQRRARFVEEYGIPDYDAAVLTASKSLADYYEKVARTSRDSKVASNWVMVELLGHLNKDGRDIADSPISPTELTALLALLHGGTISGKIAKTVFEQMYQTGKSAELIVKEQGLTQISDQDELRRIVEEVLAAHPGPVADYRKGKVQSLTFLIGMVMKSSRGKANPPVARELLLARLNSEETGGDG, from the coding sequence ATGGAGCTCAACACTCAGCACTCAACACTGAATACTGAATACGAGGCGGTCATCGGGCTGGAGGTACATGCCCAGCTCCTGACCAGATCCAAAATCTTCTGTGGCTGCAGCGCCGCCTTCGGCGCGCCGCCGAATAGTCAGACCTGTCCCGTCTGCCTGGGAATGCCTGGCGCATTGCCGGTCCTGAACAGACGAGTGGTGGAGTTCGCCATCAAGACCGCGCTCGCCTTAGGGTGCGACGTCACTCCCGTCTGCCGCTTCCACCGGAAGAATTACTTCTACCCCGACATGCCGAAGAACTATCAAATCTCGCAGTATGAGCTTCCACTCGCATGGCGAGGGTCCATGGAATTCCCTGTCGACGGAACGGCCAGGCGCGTCCGCATCCATCGCCTCCATCTCGAAGAGGACGTCGGCAAACTGCTGCACGCCGGAACGCTCCAGGCGGCCGACTATAGTCTGGTGGACTTTAACCGCAGCGGCGTGCCGTTGATGGAGATCGTCAGCGAGCCCGATATCCGCAGCCCGGAGGAGGCCGCCGAGTACCTCCGGCAGCTTCGGGCCATCCTCGTATACCTGAACGTATGCGACGGCAACATGGAGGAAGGCAGCCTGCGTTGTGACGCCAACGTCTCCCTGCGGCACGCCGGCAGCGAAGAGCTGGGGGTCAAGGCTGAGGTCAAGAACATGAACTCCTTCAAGAGCGTCCAGAGGGCTCTGGCCTATGAGATTCAGCGACAGACACAGGTCCTTCAAGAAGGCGGAAGGATCGTCCAGGAGACACGGTTATGGGACGCCGACCAGGAGGTGACGTTGTCGATGCGAAGCAAGGAGCACGCGCATGACTATCGTTACTTCCTCGAGCCTGACCTGGTCCCGTTGGCCGCCTCGCGTCAGTGGATCGATGAGATCCGCACCACACTACCGGAACTGCCACAGCAACGTCGCGCCCGGTTTGTCGAAGAGTACGGGATCCCGGACTACGATGCCGCCGTACTGACGGCATCGAAGTCACTGGCCGACTATTACGAGAAGGTCGCACGGACCTCGCGCGATTCGAAGGTCGCCAGCAACTGGGTGATGGTGGAGCTTTTGGGCCATTTGAATAAAGACGGTCGGGACATTGCCGACAGCCCGATCTCGCCGACGGAACTGACTGCCCTGCTCGCGCTGCTGCATGGCGGAACCATCAGCGGCAAGATCGCCAAGACGGTTTTCGAACAGATGTATCAGACCGGGAAATCGGCTGAGCTGATCGTCAAAGAGCAAGGACTGACTCAGATCTCCGATCAGGATGAGCTGCGCCGGATCGTTGAGGAGGTGCTTGCCGCACACCCCGGGCCGGTCGCCGACTACCGGAAAGGAAAGGTGCAAAGCCTGACCTTCCTGATCGGCATGGTGATGAAGTCAAGTCGCGGCAAGGCCAACCCACCGGTGGCGCGCGAGTTACTGCTGGCGCGACTCAATAGTGAAGAAACCGGAGGGGACGGGTGA
- a CDS encoding conserved protein of unknown function (Evidence 4 : Homologs of previously reported genes of unknown function), which yields MFYFAYGSNMERFQLKRLCPKAKFVSAAVLADYELAFFGNSPMWGGGIADIRERPGKAVEGVVWEISEAERKVLDEYEGYPTLYLHKELQVRGRAGKAITVFAYIMANPGRETPPSKRYKQLLTSGAEEHGLSDEYVDFLESIRPLT from the coding sequence ATGTTCTACTTCGCCTATGGTTCGAACATGGAGCGCTTTCAGCTCAAGCGGCTCTGCCCAAAAGCAAAGTTTGTCTCAGCGGCCGTCCTCGCGGACTATGAGCTCGCCTTCTTCGGGAACTCCCCGATGTGGGGCGGCGGCATCGCGGATATTCGCGAGCGGCCCGGCAAAGCGGTCGAAGGCGTGGTGTGGGAGATCAGCGAGGCGGAGCGAAAGGTGTTGGACGAATACGAAGGATACCCCACTCTCTATCTTCACAAAGAGCTTCAGGTGCGGGGTCGCGCAGGCAAGGCGATCACGGTGTTTGCATACATCATGGCGAATCCGGGCCGTGAGACGCCTCCCTCAAAACGGTATAAGCAGTTGTTGACCAGCGGCGCCGAGGAACATGGATTATCCGATGAGTACGTTGACTTTCTCGAGTCAATCCGGCCTCTGACATAG
- a CDS encoding exported protein of unknown function (Evidence 5 : No homology to any previously reported sequences), with protein sequence MARTAVDRLFVMALVLAASLLPYAASAEAKELVILNSERWIDTLKGTVKNMSADRAEEIVIVVRFFGEAANQATPHKRKSASRRELGRQTVKLLPLDAGQEAPFEVEIAEQHRTATSFTFEPHAVWRAISRTRSGGR encoded by the coding sequence ATGGCGCGAACGGCGGTAGACCGACTCTTCGTGATGGCGCTCGTTCTGGCAGCCAGCCTGCTGCCGTACGCGGCATCAGCCGAAGCCAAAGAGCTGGTGATCCTCAACTCGGAACGCTGGATCGACACCCTCAAGGGCACAGTCAAAAACATGAGCGCCGATCGGGCTGAAGAGATCGTCATTGTTGTCCGGTTCTTCGGCGAGGCGGCCAACCAGGCCACACCGCACAAGCGGAAGTCCGCCTCCCGGCGGGAACTGGGCCGGCAAACGGTTAAGCTTCTACCCCTTGATGCGGGCCAGGAAGCGCCTTTCGAGGTCGAGATCGCCGAGCAGCACCGTACAGCAACATCGTTTACGTTCGAGCCTCACGCCGTCTGGCGCGCGATAAGTCGGACTCGTTCCGGAGGACGCTAG